One Rhea pennata isolate bPtePen1 chromosome 31, bPtePen1.pri, whole genome shotgun sequence genomic window carries:
- the CLK2 gene encoding dual specificity protein kinase CLK2 isoform X1 produces the protein MPHSRRYRSSERSSRGSYHERYRSRKHKRRRTRSRSSSSERDRRHRREDSYHVRSRSYDDHSADRRAYDRRYCDSYRRNDYSRERGEAYYDPEYRHSYEYRRSRDREGSYRSCKSSRRKHRRRRRRSRSFSRSSSQRSRQSSRRAKSVEDDDEGHLIYRVGDWLQERYEIISTLGEGTFGRVVQCIDHRRGGARVALKIIKNVEKYKEAARLEINVLEKINEKDPENKNLCVRMFDWFDYHGHMCISFELLGLSTFDFLKDNNYLPYPIHQVRHMAYQVCQAVKFLHDNKLTHTDLKPENILFLNSDYELTYNLEKKRDERSVKSTAIRVVDFGSATFDHEHHSTIVSTRHYRAPEVILELGWSQPCDVWSIGCIIFEYYVGFTLFQTHDNREHLAMMERILGPIPSRMIRKTRKQKYFYHGRLDWDENTSAGRYVRENCKPLRRYLTSEAEDHHRLFDLIESMLEYEPSKRITLAEALKHPFFDMLEMEPSTKMWDSSRDISR, from the exons ATGCCTCACTCTAGAAGGTACCGCTCGTCGGAGCGCAGCAGCCGGGGCAGCTATCATGAGCGTTACAGAAGTCGCAAACACAAGAGGCGGCGGACGCGGTCTCGATCTAGCAGCAGTGAGCGTGATCGTCGGCACCGTCGGGAAGACAGTTACCACGTTCGGTCCAGGAG TTATGATGACCACTCAGCAGACAGGAGGGCCTATGACCGGCGTTACTGTGATAGCTACCGGCGGAACGATTACAGCCGTGAGCGAGGGGAAGCCTACTATGATCCTGAATATCGTCATTCTTACGAGTACCGACGTTCTCGGGACCGTGAGGGCAGCTACCgcagctgcaaaagcagccGGCGTAAGCACAGGCGGAGACGGCGCCGCAGCCGGTCCTTTAGTCGCTCCTCATCG CAGCGGAGTCGACAGAGCAGCAGAAGGGCCAAGAGTGTGGAGGACGACGACGAGGGGCATCTGATCTATCGCGTCGGCGACTGGCTACAAGAAAGAT ATGAGATTATTAGCACTTTAGGAGAAGGCACGTTTGGCAGAGTGGTGCAATGCATAGATCACCGGAG gGGTGGTGCACGTGTTGCCctgaaaatcattaaaaatgtggaaaagtACAAAGAGGCTGCCCGACTGGAAATCAACGTGTTGGAGAAAATCAATGAGAAGGATCCTGAAAACAAGAA CCTTTGTGTCAGGATGTTTGACTGGTTTGACTACCATGGCCACATGTGCATCTCTTTTGAACTGCTGGGGCTTAGCACCTTTGATTTCCTGAAGGACAACAACTATCTGCCTTATCCCATCCACCAAGTACGGCACATGGCCTACCAGGTGTGCCAGGCTGTGAAGT TTCTGCATGACAATAAACTCACTCACACTGACCTCAAACCTGAGAACATCCTCTTTTTGAACTCGGACTACGAACTTACCTATAACCTGGAAAAG AAGCGAGATGAGCGGAGTGTGAAGAGCACAGCTATCAGAGTGGTGGACTTTGGCAGTGCCACATTTGATCATGAGCATCACAGCACGATTGTCTCTACCAGGCATTACCGGGCCCCAGAAGTCATACTGG AACTTGGCTGGAGCCAGCCTTGTGATGTGTGGAGCATTGGCTGCATCATCTTTGAGTATTATGTGGGTTTCACCCTGTTTCAG ACACATGACAACCGAGAGCACTTGGCCATGATGGAGAGGATCTTGGGGCCAATTCCTTCTCGTATGATCCGGAAGACCAG gaaacagaaatatttttaccatGGCCGCCTGGACTGGGATGAGAATACCTCTGCTGGCCGTTACGTCAGGGAAAACTGCAAGCCACTACGG AGATACCTTACTTCTGAGGCTGAGGATCATCACCGCCTCTTTGACCTCATTGAGAGCATGCTGGAGTACGAGCCGTCCAAGCGCATCACCCTGGCTGAGGCCCTCAAGCACCCGTTCTTTGACATGCTGGAAATGGAACCAAGTACAAAAATGTGGGACTCTAGCCGGGACATCAGCCGGTGA
- the CLK2 gene encoding dual specificity protein kinase CLK2 isoform X2 — MPHSRRYRSSERSSRGSYHERYRSRKHKRRRTRSRSSSSERDRRHRREDSYHVRSRSYDDHSADRRAYDRRYCDSYRRNDYSRERGEAYYDPEYRHSYEYRRSRDREGSYRSCKSSRRKHRRRRRRSRSFSRSSSRSRQSSRRAKSVEDDDEGHLIYRVGDWLQERYEIISTLGEGTFGRVVQCIDHRRGGARVALKIIKNVEKYKEAARLEINVLEKINEKDPENKNLCVRMFDWFDYHGHMCISFELLGLSTFDFLKDNNYLPYPIHQVRHMAYQVCQAVKFLHDNKLTHTDLKPENILFLNSDYELTYNLEKKRDERSVKSTAIRVVDFGSATFDHEHHSTIVSTRHYRAPEVILELGWSQPCDVWSIGCIIFEYYVGFTLFQTHDNREHLAMMERILGPIPSRMIRKTRKQKYFYHGRLDWDENTSAGRYVRENCKPLRRYLTSEAEDHHRLFDLIESMLEYEPSKRITLAEALKHPFFDMLEMEPSTKMWDSSRDISR; from the exons ATGCCTCACTCTAGAAGGTACCGCTCGTCGGAGCGCAGCAGCCGGGGCAGCTATCATGAGCGTTACAGAAGTCGCAAACACAAGAGGCGGCGGACGCGGTCTCGATCTAGCAGCAGTGAGCGTGATCGTCGGCACCGTCGGGAAGACAGTTACCACGTTCGGTCCAGGAG TTATGATGACCACTCAGCAGACAGGAGGGCCTATGACCGGCGTTACTGTGATAGCTACCGGCGGAACGATTACAGCCGTGAGCGAGGGGAAGCCTACTATGATCCTGAATATCGTCATTCTTACGAGTACCGACGTTCTCGGGACCGTGAGGGCAGCTACCgcagctgcaaaagcagccGGCGTAAGCACAGGCGGAGACGGCGCCGCAGCCGGTCCTTTAGTCGCTCCTCATCG CGGAGTCGACAGAGCAGCAGAAGGGCCAAGAGTGTGGAGGACGACGACGAGGGGCATCTGATCTATCGCGTCGGCGACTGGCTACAAGAAAGAT ATGAGATTATTAGCACTTTAGGAGAAGGCACGTTTGGCAGAGTGGTGCAATGCATAGATCACCGGAG gGGTGGTGCACGTGTTGCCctgaaaatcattaaaaatgtggaaaagtACAAAGAGGCTGCCCGACTGGAAATCAACGTGTTGGAGAAAATCAATGAGAAGGATCCTGAAAACAAGAA CCTTTGTGTCAGGATGTTTGACTGGTTTGACTACCATGGCCACATGTGCATCTCTTTTGAACTGCTGGGGCTTAGCACCTTTGATTTCCTGAAGGACAACAACTATCTGCCTTATCCCATCCACCAAGTACGGCACATGGCCTACCAGGTGTGCCAGGCTGTGAAGT TTCTGCATGACAATAAACTCACTCACACTGACCTCAAACCTGAGAACATCCTCTTTTTGAACTCGGACTACGAACTTACCTATAACCTGGAAAAG AAGCGAGATGAGCGGAGTGTGAAGAGCACAGCTATCAGAGTGGTGGACTTTGGCAGTGCCACATTTGATCATGAGCATCACAGCACGATTGTCTCTACCAGGCATTACCGGGCCCCAGAAGTCATACTGG AACTTGGCTGGAGCCAGCCTTGTGATGTGTGGAGCATTGGCTGCATCATCTTTGAGTATTATGTGGGTTTCACCCTGTTTCAG ACACATGACAACCGAGAGCACTTGGCCATGATGGAGAGGATCTTGGGGCCAATTCCTTCTCGTATGATCCGGAAGACCAG gaaacagaaatatttttaccatGGCCGCCTGGACTGGGATGAGAATACCTCTGCTGGCCGTTACGTCAGGGAAAACTGCAAGCCACTACGG AGATACCTTACTTCTGAGGCTGAGGATCATCACCGCCTCTTTGACCTCATTGAGAGCATGCTGGAGTACGAGCCGTCCAAGCGCATCACCCTGGCTGAGGCCCTCAAGCACCCGTTCTTTGACATGCTGGAAATGGAACCAAGTACAAAAATGTGGGACTCTAGCCGGGACATCAGCCGGTGA
- the SCAMP3 gene encoding secretory carrier-associated membrane protein 3 — MAELGNPFQDPAVVQHRPGPEYATLDVYNPFEGTVPPPPYQPPLPAAAAPTPKRPSPPEPKNYGSYGTQASTATATAELLKRQEELNRKAEELDRRERELQNAALGSAATRLNNWPPLPSFCPVKPCFYQDIPVEIPADFQKTVSTMYYLWMASTIALFLNFLTSLAWFCVEPSSGSGFGLSILWALLYTPCSFVCWYRPMYKAFRSDSSFNFFVFFFVFFAQNVVYVLEAIGIPNWGFSGWILSLIALRKNTAVAVMMILVSLFFTAVAVLGIIMLKKIHSLYRRTGASFQKAQEEFAAGVFSNQAVRTAAANAAAGAATNAFRAP; from the exons ATGGCCGAGCTTGGGAACCCCTTTCAG GATCCCGCCGTGGTGCAGCACCGGCCTGGCCCCGAGTACGCGACGCTGGACGTGTACAACCCGTTCGAGGGCACCGTG ccacCCCCGCCGTACCAGCCACCCCTGCCTGCAGCGGCTGCGCCAACCCCGAAGAGGCCGAGCCCCCCTGAGCCCAAGAACTATGGTTCCTATGGCACCCAG GCCTCGACAgcaacagccacagcagagctgctgaagcGGCAGGAAGAGCTGAACCGGAAGGCAGAGGAGCTGGACCGGCGGGAACGGGAGCTGCAAaatgctgctcttggcagtgcAGCCA CAAGGCTCAACAACTGGCCCCCCTTGCCATCCTTCTGCCCTGTGAAGCCTTGTTTCTACCAAGACATCCCTGTGGAGATCCCTGCTGACTTCCAGAAGACAGTTTCTACCATGTATTACCTCTGGATGG CCAGCACCATTGCTCTCTTCTTGAACTTTCTGACCTCCCTGGCCTGGTTTTGTGTGGAGCCTTCATCAGGTTCTGGGTTCGGCCTCTCCATTCTCTGGGCTCTTCTCTACACGCCGTGTTCCTTTGTCTGCTGGTATAGGCCGATGTACAAAGCCTTCAG AAGCGACAGTTCGTTCAACTTCTTCGTCTTCTTCTTCGTCTTCTTTGCCCAGAATGTCGTGTATGTGTTGGAGGCAATTGGCATACCAAACTGGGGATTCAG TGGCTGGATATTGAGTCTGATAGCACTGAGGAAGAACACTGCTGTGGCTGTAATGATGATCCTGGTGTCCTTATTCTTCACAGCAGTGGCTGTGCTGGGTATCATCATGCTGAAAAAG ATCCACTCTCTATACCGCCGGACGGGTGCCAGCTTCCAGAAAGCACAGGAGGAGTTTGCTGCGGGTGTTTTCTCCAACCAGGCAGTGCGCACTGCAGCAGCAAATGCTGCAGCGGGTGCAGCCACCAACGCCTTCCGGGCACCTTAG